The genomic DNA TACAGTCAGACAACTTGTGATAAAAGTAAGGCTGATGCTCTAAAGCGGTGAACAGTCCAGGTTTAAGGCTTATCCAGAGAATGTGTACGTGTTTGTTACCTCTCCATCCACTACAGGTGATCGCCACTGCCCCGaataacagcagcagcacaacCATGAGGATATGaacacctgtaaaacacacacacagcagttcaGTAGAAAGCAGAAAGAGTGTCATTTCTCTTAGTGCTGAGTAAAATGGACAGTGCTCAGACCCTGATGGATGCTGGATGTTGTTTGATCTTCTCCAGTGGAAGGCTCTGGTGAAGAGGAGGTTGTTATAGTTGTAAACTCTAGGGGTGGATGTGTTGTTGAGTCTGTTGGAGTTGTGCTGGGTCTGATGACGTCTCTCACTGCAGAAATAAATAACACCCAAACACATCAACACAGACACTTTACAACACTTTGTGCtaatgttatatttatgttACAACCACAAACTCTAACAGTGgagtaaatgtgtttattcatgTTTCTCAGAGTcattacagcaaacaaacattaCCTTTAATATGAAGTCTGAAATCTTTGGTATCTCCCTGAACCTCACACCTGTATTCTCCCTgatcctcttcagtcaggtgtgatatgagcagagagaggtctcctgagttctgattggtcagtctcactctgtctctgtgctTTCCAGTCTGTGCAGGGTATATTTCTTCAAAGTTACTGTTTGCAGATGTCTTTGATTTAAATGTCCATCTAACAGTGTTTGGTTTGGTCTGTGGGTCAGTGCAGGAGCAGCGCAGGACGACAGACTCTCCTGAGAAACCTGTCACTTCCTGTAAAGGTTCACCCTTCACTAGATCACAAGCTgcagaaataaaacatttaacagtAATCAGCACTTCACCTTTAGAGACAGTGTACTACATAAGTTTATACAGGTTTTACACGACTTGTAAtacattaatgtttttaaagttaCTGAAGTTTAAAGACAACATATACATCTTAAATGAATCTAAACATGGACGCTATTAAAAGTCAGCTTCAAATGTTTGCCCTGTCTTTGAATAATGAAGAGAAACTAATCCTGTGCATTAAATATGATTCACCTTTTACGTAGAGCTGAACATCTTTCATTTCCTTCTCAGCCTGACACCTGTAGGTCCCCTGATCTTCTTCTCTCAGGTgagatatgagcagagagagattagcAGGAGAATTCTCATTAAACGTCTGAAATCTGCCTGTGAACTGACCATCACTGAAAACATAAGTCCAGTGTCCTCCGTTTCTAATAAActtccaggtgaatgtctgagaTTTGGTCTTTGGGTCAGTGCAGGAGCAGGGCAGCAGTACAGACCCACCCTTGTTTACAGAGACATCACTGATGTTTGAGAGATTGCAGcctgcacaacacacaacacaacagctCAGATCTTATTaaaaatgaggggaaaaaagtaaCTCTGAAAGAAGATTTTAAATAACTGCTCTCACCTGCAGAAAAGTGAAGCAGAACAAACAGAAGATACACACACTCCATCATCACAGACTCCTCTACACACACCAACGTCCCTCAGCGAGAAGCTGGACTAAGGACTGAAGAGGACACTCAGACACTGAAGAAGTGGTTGACGACCAGAGAGGCGTTTTAAATGGTGAGAACATAGTCATCACTCAAACCTCCGTGAGGAAGAGATCAGGAACTACAGATCAAATGATGTAAACGTTGATAAAGACAACTCTGAACTCACAGGAAATAAGTTTCTATTTTGTGTGCAATGTAACTCATAGGTTTATTAATAAAAGTGCAAGGGCCTGACAGGGGTCTCCCTCAGGGTGAGATCCTACATCACGAGACAAAACACACCAGGAGAGACATTTGAGACGTGCAGAAGACTGGGGTTCATTTCTCAGTTTGAGCAGCACCACCCTGGACCAGTAACTGGGCAGGATTTCACactctttattcattcattcattcatcatctgtaacccttatccagttcagggtcgcggtgggtccagagcctacctggaatcattgggcacaagacgggaatacactctggagggggcgccagtccttcacagggcaacacagacacacacacacattcactcacacactcacacctacggacaatttttgagtcgccaatccacctagcaacgtgtgtttttggactgtgggaggaaaccggagcacactaactcctcacagacagtcacccggagcgggactcgaacccacaacttccaggcccctggagctgtgtgactgcgacactacctgctgcgctaccatgCCGCCACTTTTTATTCAGTTacattgtaataataattattaatattaataacaatatcaTCATCATTGCTTACATTACATATACTATGATTGTATCAtccccctgtgaaggactggcgccccctccagggtgtattcccaccttgtgcccagtgattccgggtaggctccattCCCACCGCGACCCATAACAACAGACCTATGTGATGTATAGcgtcattttattttagtcaATAACTTCtaggtagattgaccagaggaggataggtcccccccttgtgagccttggtccCTTCCTCAACTCTGAGagagattttccttgccactgtcaccactGGCTTGCTCTCCTGggggtttttacatttcatgttaaagcTTCTGTCTTTAATGGAATTCtgtcccagacagcgagcatatatcggtccactgacataaaaaggctggcacaccactgactgtagaccactgctggtccaccatcggaccactcagattactgtcctgtacaggatataactcatttataatctcctcaagcagattttaaattcacagggacttttattctggaaaacaaactaatacaaatatgaccaacaactatgagagatataataatgagtataagcctgatataaaatgattatactaaaaatgttgacactgtactggattaaaattatttactaatcttatttgtAAAGAATAAGAAAATAACCGAATGAAGAAAAAGactgaatggaaaagtgctaaaatgtggcattttttctaaaattctgtttaatcaccagtggtccgcccagaaaacgctgtgtaaaacactagtggacctccaactttgccctcagtgggacaacagtggtccaccgtcTCCTTGTTGTCAGGGgagaagctgctttgtgacatcagttgtaaaaagcgttatacaaattaatttgacttgactacatttttaaactgatatatttcaagtggcTCTGGAAAAGAACATCTGCCAAATACTATTTATAAAGTAAGTGTGGATTTTAATATGGTACACGATTCTGCTAAAGATAGTTCACTCTACTGCTTCGAGTGTTGTCTCTTCTTTTGTGGTGATGGtagtattattttttaaatgtttttggcGCCCCCTCGTGGATGCTGGTTGAACTCACAGCTGGATTCTCTAAAAAATGGTAGACAAGATCTTTCTAATAAACTACAACAAATCTTggtcataataaaataaactgaaataaaattaaacgtGGTTAAAAATATCCCACATATATTAGTAATTATGGTCATTTCTACCAcagaaaaaatacacaataatacatttatattcagtGAAGAATATTACTGACATGCAGTCTACACATGTATATTTACCATATGGTTTATTCAGCTTTTAATCTGAGCTGAGACTTCACACACAACAGTGAACAGACTTTCACAtccctcaacacacacagagtcactaCATTCAACAACAACCAAACTCTGCTGTTTATTAGAGAAAGAGAGTACAGtgaaataaacaaagccatgatCTGAGACATGTTTTAAGTTGTAGGTCATTTTTATCAATGAACAACGAAGCAAGAACTGAACTACTCTTTAGTAGAGTGCAttacatcagagagagagagagagagagagagagagtacataGCACTGTACTAAGAATCAGATCAGTCTAAGAGAGTTTAAATGGAAAAGCAGATGAGACCTTGAGGCATCGACCTGATTCTCCTGCTTTCTGTTAAGACCCAGATGTCCTGCAGCAGTCAGAGTTCTGTCCACCTCTCCTTCCTAAAGGAACAAGACCATCACTGAACTCTCAATAACACACAGAACCACGTTTAAAAAGCTGAAGGGGACTATGTATGTTTGTGCCAATAGTAAACagtgctattgaactctgttgaTCTGCTCTAAAGCGGTGAACAGTCCAGGTTTAAGGCTCATCCAGAGAATGTGTACATGTTTGTTACCTCTCCATCCACTACAGGTGATCGCCACTGCCCCGaataacagcagcagcacaacCATGAGGATATGaacacctgtaaaacacacacacagca from Hoplias malabaricus isolate fHopMal1 chromosome 7, fHopMal1.hap1, whole genome shotgun sequence includes the following:
- the LOC136701505 gene encoding junctional adhesion molecule-like codes for the protein MMECVYLLFVLLHFSAGCNLSNISDVSVNKGGSVLLPCSCTDPKTKSQTFTWKFIRNGGHWTYVFSDGQFTGRFQTFNENSPANLSLLISHLREEDQGTYRCQAEKEMKDVQLYVKACDLVKGEPLQEVTGFSGESVVLRCSCTDPQTKPNTVRWTFKSKTSANSNFEEIYPAQTGKHRDRVRLTNQNSGDLSLLISHLTEEDQGEYRCEVQGDTKDFRLHIKVRDVIRPSTTPTDSTTHPPLEFTTITTSSSPEPSTGEDQTTSSIHQGVHILMVVLLLLFGAVAITCSGWRGRRGGQNSDCCRTSGS